AGGTTGTAGCAGAACCATTAGGCAAATTGGGTTGGGATTGTGCTCTCTTTCTACTTGGCATAGATGCTGATGCTGAATCTTCTTCATCACTATTTAAAACCAAATAGGAAGGATAATGTATTAACCAAATTCAATGAACACTCaccaaaatttcaagttttgcaTCAACAAAAAGCACACACCTGTCGTCATTGAAATAATCTTCCTCTTCCTTCTCAAGAGCACGATCGTCAATTCGTTTTCTGGGGTCTAACACATTAGTGTTACTTCTCAATCCAGCACTTTCAAGCGCCTGAAATAGTCCATTGCAAACTAAACACAGTGACCCAAAGGCAAGATACAAAAACCAAGATGGGTACAAGTAGTACCTGTTCATATTTAACCTTCAGCGAACGTATTGATGGCAAATTATCAAATTGGGCTAACTGTTCCCAGAAAGAATCAACTAAGTACTTCAACAATATCTTCAGGTTCTCCTGCAAAGAACACACATTACAATAAGATAAGCATTTGTCCTGCTACATCTATATGCTCTATGAAATAGACCCCATTACCCTGTTTAGAAAAGAAACTAGATGTTCCATGTAAGAATACCTGAAAAAGAGTTTCCACCTACAATTACTATTTTCTACCTCTCTGGACTCATGCACAGAAAAGACCAGTTCTACTCAGCAGGAGAATTCATGCTTAGCCAAACTCACCATTTCCATCCCAGTAACTTTCCTTTCCTGACCGAAGAACATGAAAAAACttaaaagcaagaaaatgagTACCTTTCTGATATACTCAAAAAGTTCCAGAACGGCAGAATTGAGCAGATTATAACGACTGCCATTACTAACAAAAGCATCAACAATTGGTTTCAACAGGTTATTCTTCACAATATGAGACAACAGATGTTCGTCCtgcaaaatgccaaaaggtatCACATAGCCGGTGAAAGTACAGCAGAACTGCTATATGTTCCAGTAAAATTTCTAAAACAGAATTGAGTTTATTAAGGAGTAAAACCCCTAGCAACCAATAgaaaattcaactatttttgcattaaattttgcTATTGCAGATAAAACAAACTTACATTGCGTGAAATAAGAGTTCTAATAAATCTAACAGCAGCTACTACGAGGTACTTTTCTCTTCGGTGTGTCAGAAGCAAAACTTTATCAATCACACTATTGAGAAGAAAGTTACACCTGCAACATAACATTGTTATGACACTTATCTGAGTCTCAATAGGATGATTTTATGTATGGGGAAAAGGTTACAAGAATTTACTTTATTCTATACGGGTGGTGCAAAACGCAAAAGCATAGCAGATCACAAATGTTTAATAATATTTCTGGCTTGACACTAATTTGATTTCCACTTTCTTCATCTGATCTCCCAGATTTACTGACAGCTTGAGCAGCGCTATTAGGTGGGCATGAGGATGTTATGACATCAATCAAATGACCCAAGTGCTTCTCATAGAAGATGTCGATGATAGACTCTCTCTGCaacatcataaaaaatgctCAAACAGGATAAACAATTCAAAGACAACACAATCAAACCACGGCCACTTCTACTTCCCCCGGTTTAGCAGTGATCACAAAAATCACAGTATGTGAAAAGGAAATATATAATTacctaaaacaaaaaaaaactggcTAAGCATATAATCTTCTAGGCATTGACATCTGAAACAACAATCATCGTGAACCAAATTGCAGCACATATATTTGTTTAGCACCGCAATCCATATGCCTTATAAAATGTGTGTGTATGTGGTGGggtggtttttttttggggaaggGGGGGtggtgaaaaaagaaaacagctaTTACATCTTAAAATAGCAGAGGTCTCCATGATGTTTAAAGgttttcaatttttatccaTCACATGGTTTTTCATTCCATTAGCAACTTTGTCAACCAAGCCAATGAAATATGTCAGTTTCTAACCATATTTCCCCAAGAGATGGATTATAATTTAAATGAACACTGTATCAATGAAGACATAATTCtgcttaaaataaaaaagaggaatCAATTTACCAGAACAAAAAATAGATTGCAAAAGGTACAAGAAACACACCTGTGATCCTGATGTATACGAATCCAAAAGATTACgaagaatttcaagaaattgACAATGCATGTCATCTCCAAAATCTGTAAGCATACCCTTCACCTAGAAACaaccaaaaacaaaattcaaattttgatttcGTAGAAAGCTCCCAAGTTAGTACAATATGTTAAAACACTTTTATACCTCTGTCAGCCTTTTCTATTTTAAAAAATCTACGAATTTTAAGAGATTGGCATGATATATGTATTGCTTGACACATAACTATAATCGCTCTCTGAAAACCCATCAATTATGTTTTCAATCCActggtttcacatccaaaaagatcaattttttaaattcataaAAACTGTCGTGAGTTAGCACTGCATCTTAAATCCTTCAATACCATTTATCAGCCTCCAACGTGTTTGAAATTTGTGTTATTCTAGGAGGTAGGCATAACACCCAAATTGCTCCCTAGTCCCACAGCTACAGCTGCTTTCTATAAATCATTCCAGTTACAATTGCAGCAAACTAGCTTTATATAAGGGAAACAGAAGCAatagaaaaataacaatatcaAGTAATACTTTTGTACACAGCCAGGGAAACATGAAGGATGATGCTCCCAAATATAACATTTGACTCAAATTTCAAGTAAAAAATAAAGTCATCTGATATTTGTGGTAGAAAATCTTGTACATAAAATTCTTGCTCATTTCTTGCTAAATCATCATATTATAGCATATTTTTGTCAGCTTGAACAAACACGACACAGACACCAGATATGGAAAATGGATAAAAATGGAGCCCCAATTTTCAACTGATGCATTCTCATTAgatatggaaaagaaaaataggtaaTTACTCACCAAAAGCCCAAAAAGAGGGATCCCTTCCTGCCGAGTTACATAAGAGCGCAAAAGGTTTGGATCCTGATTTAAGAAAAGAATGAGGATGTCTGTCCTGCACCATTACAgccattcatcatgaaatttcatCGGTTGGAGGTGAAGACAATTACATCCAAAAAACAAAAGCATAGGGTTACTTACCCAGTTAATATGAGCTTTTTATCTTGACTCTGCAGGATATCAGCTATGATCTCAAGTATGCCTTCATTAACCAGATCCCTACAAGCATTATATTTTCAGGTGCAAAAATTTCAGATACCAGAAGCAGAGAAGAATGCGAAAAACATTACTCTTTTTCCTGCTCCCTATCCCTATATCAGGTTAGGATCTTGAACTTATACCGATATAGCCGAAGTTGGTGCACCATCTGTAAGCTCTTACTTAGGGAACAAAACTCATGCAAGAAGAGTACCTACTTGAAGAAAAATGTACATCAGCATCAGTATAGCAACTTGTATTACAGAACATGGAGCCTACTTCTCATGTcaaaacaaaggaaatcaaATGAACACCTTATGACAAACTGACAAGGAACAACTTTACGCAAACATGAACCAATTGGCACAAGAAAGTACCAAAGAGAGACTTCCCAAGACTAAGAGCAAGGTATGAAAAACAGAATCTTTTTGGGACAAAGCCATAAGCGGATGAAGTAGACTTGTTACAAAAAACAGTTACTAAAATTAAACTACTACAGGGTAAACCATGAATATCATGTAGCTTTATTGCTGGTAAGGCAGATATTGCCAGTAAGACCtgatagtagtagtagtaatacAGTCACATTACGCAGAATAGAAGGAATCTGGGTTGACCATCAGCTTTTGAGGCTAACCTTGATAATAAACCATAAGGCTTTTGTCTAGAAAATCTGATAAAGATACAGGCCTGCACACATACTCTAGGTAATTGCAGATATTCAATTAGTGAATCCTAGTGCCTAAAAGACACAcaccaacaaaaacaaaatttcaaGACATAAAAATCTTTACTAACATCCTCAAACAAAATTTTTGGGAGTTCAAGACCTCAGAAGCATGACAAACATACAACATGCAGATACtcagagagagatagagagagagagagagagagagagattagtCACTAGAGGGGATTTGACTTTAAGAGAATGAGCTACATTATCAATAAAATGTGAGTTTATTAGCAGGATTCCGGAAGAATGACCACGGCAGTATAGAAAGATGCAAATAATCTGCTTAGTAGCAGACTGCAAGTGCCAGGATTGTTGAATTTATATATCCAGCTGTGACCATGTTACAAGTGTTACACACAACCCAGACATGTGACTAGACTAGATATGCAAAATCATAGTCATTATACTCCATCTATATGTGACCTTCCACAACAAGATATTTGTTCACAACAATTAAAGCAATAGTTGCAAATGCGTAGTCACTTAAGATAATTCTATTCCCTTAGTTCTAACAGTAGAAATAATTAAGACCTCTCTAAGCAGTTACTCAATATTTAGCTATTACCCCTTATGAGACTCAAACCACGTAGGACAAAGACATATACTTCTGAATATAGTAAAATAAGTTAGGGCCACCAGAGACTCAAACAAAAATGGAGATAttcaccaaattttttttagattcTGCAGAAGTTGAAGATGACTTCAATCTTGCAAATAATTCTTGAATGAAGGTGTTGTCATCCTTTAACAACGAGACAACCTATAAAATAATACCATTATTAGATGCGCACAAAAGCACATTAGTCATGCTCAGAATAGGCAGATGATTTATGTCAACACTCTTACAGTTGCATTATTTGAATGAATTATGGAATTAAGGCTTGCAACCGTAGCCTCGTCCAATACTCTAGGCAGAATGACATCCTGTGATAGAAAAGTAAATATCACATACAATCCCAATAAGTGCAAGCATTGAAACTTGTGACTAAGAGTTAAACACTCTTACCTTGACATAACCAACTCTGTACGtctgatgaatctttgaaagaACCACTGGATCCTTAATAGGTATGGCCTATAAtaagtgaaaaaagaaaatcataagTCAGCATACATGTAAAAGCAACAACATGTCAAGCATTCTATACTTGAGAAATTCCCTTCCCCTCTCAAATCAACCCCCACCCCTGACCccctttttattttcctttttcttctcatCCAGGAGCAGCTGATTATGAAGTGGCAAGGAAGGCTGGAAGAGCTGTTAAAGTCATCTACATTACCTCCTTAAAAACCACATTCTCTTTAAGGAAATTCCGATGATGAACATGAGGTACATCAGGATCATCTGCATAAAGCAAATTTGTAAGAATTCTAACTGCAGCAGCGGCAACGTATATAGCTTGGGTATAATGATCACATAGTAAGATATAACTACCAAGAACTATATCACAAAACAGCATAATAGAATTATAGATACGAGTGAAACTTGATTTTAGTTGGAAAGAGAAATATAAAGCCCAGGCAACTCACATTCAAGGCATCCAATTATATCCATAATGTATTCATCACCAAAAATTCTATCATAGATCTGCGTGCTATTCAGCAAAACTGCAATCCAGATGATCGATAATTAGCCACATGGAAACAAGCAGAGAGAAATTATACGATCGGAAAAGGAAAGTAAAAGTCTACTGACTAATTCCTCGGACTATTTTGAAAACCATGTGAAGGCCATCAATGTTATCCAAATCTTCACAAATCCTGAAGAGATCCATAAGCTTCCTAATAAATTCTAGCTGCACTCaacaaaaaaccaaaaagaaaaaaggtctCAGTTCAATATCAGAAAAGGACAGAGATGTAGAAATATGAAAGCATGAATTCACAAAGGTAACGTAGAAGCACAAAGGATGTGACAACTGTTAAAATAGAACACATTTGCATACAGGCAAGCCTAAACCAGGGGAAAGCTACCAAGAAAAGGGGGGAGAAAAAGGACAAACACAATTAGCAATCAACAGGTAGCCCAATAAGAAAGTAAAAAAGGCCACAAAAACAACTATTTAATTGCCACAAAAGAATGGGTCATCACATTTACAATGTACGGAGATtgggaaaacaagaaaagtgaACTGTTCATAGTATAGCAAGCAAAAAGTAAAATACTTGCTCAACCTAGAATATTGAAATGCTGGTACTATGTGAAATCAGACAAAAAAAATGAGTTCACAAAACAATTTAACTTAATTGTTAAAGCACCATTGACTGACAAAGTAGTCTATAGAAATCCAGGTTTTGTATTGCACCCCATAGAATTCTATAGGTCGTAACTTTCCAGATTGATAATAATCACAGAATTTTGCACATCCAAAAATGCATTTCCAGAAATTTTTAAGCATAAAAGTCAACAGAATGAAGGTCGGCCATTTCAATTCTCTGGGCAAAAGTACATTTGTCTTAGCAAACATGACAGGGACAACAGTTCTGCATGAGAAAGCAGAACACTTGAATGCCCCAAAAGACTATTAGAGTAGGACACCAGCCAAGAAATAATACATAGTTCCCCAGAAAAAAGTTCAAGAGAAATATGATCACAACTAGGATATCACACACTCCCCCTGCGAGGCAGAATAGAACTTCTAAAAGAAAGCTTAACTGTGCAGAACAGTGTCGGTATAATAATGAGATAAAACTATTACTCATAAAAAGTTCTAATAAACTTTTAAATACAGATCAACATCGCACCATCTATATTACTCCAAGGACATTATCAACAACTATATAGCAAACAAGCCCATGTAATCAACAAGGCAATTACTCAAATGCATTTCTGACAAATCTCAATCATACATCAGGTCGGGCACAGGTTAAGGCAGGCATGAATGCCACAGTGCCTTGCACAGGGTTGCCCTTAACAACTCGTAATATTGACAACTTTAACTTGTGCAAACTCCCTATACATCTTTGAACAACCTAGATTAGCATGTAAGTCAAGCTTCTATTGTAGAGACACATTTGGCAGAAACACAAGTGTgacagaaaaggaggaaaaagaagaaaagcttaCATCATGTAGTATGAGATCTGTAACACGCAACTGATCAGCAATCCCACTTTCAACTATAATCTGCAAGATGAAAAGCAAACTAGTCAACGTTATTAACAACATATAAAGCAAAGAGCATACACCAAAGAAGACGAAACCAATAGCAACAGAAAAACATTGTTCACATGCAGACACAAAGGATATGTAGTAACTGCACAACAACGTATTAAGAGACACAGCAAACTGAGAAATTGCACAAACCTTTAGTATTAAAGGTAGTGTAGACAGCTCAACTGGAGGCAACTCCCGCAATTCACTATTGACATTATGGTATGTCTCATCTGGAAATTACAAGAATAAGAATTAGTTCATAGAAAGGGGAAAGTAGCTTTTTTTCAAAAGCACAAGTTTAACATTTTCATTAAAGTGCATAAACAGGTCCCAACCATCGCCAAAAAATTGGACATAAAACAGAAAACAATCGAGCATCAAGGACAATCATAActttgaaaaagaaaacagaaaaagaatgGGTAAATGAAAAGGCATAGCAAGAAGGTAATCTGATATGCTTCTCCTGGGACAAATTAACCCAAGTCGACATGACACCAGAAAACCTCATAATATTGGTACACTAAGGAGCTAGCATTAAACAATGACATTCACTGGCAGAGCCCAAAAGCTAGGGCCAAACTCATAGGAAATATGTGACATAGATGAGCATCTTGGCACATTATGATGCAATAAGCACGACAAACAGACACCCCACCAATTACTTTATACAGGATTGGAGATCAAATACTACCAACTTAAGAAAGTCCTTTAAATCTTCAGAAAGAAATTTAAACACAAATGATAGACTTTATATTAGCACTCACAAAATTTTAGCTGCAGAGAAACAGCACTAGCACAGTATCAGAAGGAATAGAAGAATAAGAAGAATAAGAATAACTTCAGCAAGTATCTAAGAAGAAAGGCGGAAAAATAACAAAGAAACTAGGTAATACATTCCACATCATACCGTTTATAATTGAGTGAATAAGCCATTAAGCCCATATGTATCTTTGGACAAAACTTGGAGTTACCACTACATGCAAACCAAGCAACATGAACACTGGCATTGTAAAGCTTGGTAGAAACTTGTTCGAGGCTAAACTAGCGAAGTACCCCAAGCTCAAGGCATATATCCAAGCAAATTTATCTAAAACTAATTGTCATTACACTCTAATCACACGCACTTCTGTAGGCGTAACAAAAAAGTTTTCTAGAAAAGGTGATCTCAACCACTATATAGCAAGTCCAACTGAAATTACTATAACATATTAACAGATCAAGAATCCATAAATCCCTGTAATCACAGTCACAACAGAAAAACTAAGTTCAAATTTTCAACAAGAACCTGCCAGATATAACATCAAtaatttgattaaaatcttaaatcTAATTAGCGATGGAAATAAAGGTAGCAGCTAAGACCAGCGGCCCCAAACCTAAACcataaagaaaaagacaagGTTCTTCACTGTGGTCTGATATCCTGACCTAATCCCTCAAACTTTTAATCAGAGCTATAAAAGCAGCATCATCCATATGTTCCCCACAACCCCCTGGCCCCAAAAAAACTTTTAAAACCTGGTTCCTCCATATCACCTAACAACTCAGGGAAACTAAAATGAGAACACAATATCAGGATCAGAAATATGTCCCTAAGCTATTCCAACCTTAGCAGCTAAACAACAGAAGTGCAATATGTGAAGCTGGCAAATGGCTCAAGACATGTTCTAACAACTTTATAATACTACACGTTGTAACGACCAGAACATGAATTATTATTGTAGTCCAGAGCTCTACCCAGACCAAATATTCTAAGCTGCCAAGTCTGATTAAGAAGTTAAGGAAAATTCAAATAAACAAACCCTGCCCCAAGCTGCCACTCAGAAAGAAAATCAGAACATGCAATTCACCAAATTACTGTAATACCACTCAACATgaccaaaaaaattttgattttagcaaTTTACAATTTGGTTAAAACCACACCTGCCTTGGCATTAGTAGATGATATACCTCCATAAAAGATCGACAAAGAAGCAACATTAagaaaatggaacaactttTGGTGCTGGTGAGTTCCTTATATCTACTTAACCATCCCACCAAAGTTAATTCCCAGATGTCTAGATTGATAAGCAATTTCCACAAGGAAATCAGAAACACTACACTTGTTTCCCGAACAAGAATTACACAGATAACAAATACTTACTGCTCAAGGTATTAAAGTGCATGTTCCTTTGCACATTACAAATGTTGTCCCtgcacaaaacaaaaataaaaattactcGACGTAATTCAATGGTTTTGGCCTGTAAttcaaagaggggaaaaaaagaactAACTAAAATAGCAAAAAAGAGATGGGCATCAAAACTTGCCAAATGTAAGAGCAACCAGTTGTTTCTTGAAAGCTAAGGGCCAATTCTGTTGCATGCTCAGGATCCCTCCAAGA
This Coffea arabica cultivar ET-39 chromosome 3e, Coffea Arabica ET-39 HiFi, whole genome shotgun sequence DNA region includes the following protein-coding sequences:
- the LOC113738053 gene encoding uncharacterized protein isoform X1, with translation MGAQEKSPSANNSMQRVKVYRLNDDGKWDDQGTGHVTVDYLQRSEELGLFVISEEDDETLLVHRISSDDIYRKQEDTIISWRDPEHATELALSFQETTGCSYIWDNICNVQRNMHFNTLSNETYHNVNSELRELPPVELSTLPLILKIIVESGIADQLRVTDLILHDLEFIRKLMDLFRICEDLDNIDGLHMVFKIVRGIILLNSTQIYDRIFGDEYIMDIIGCLEYDPDVPHVHHRNFLKENVVFKEAIPIKDPVVLSKIHQTYRVGYVKDVILPRVLDEATVASLNSIIHSNNATVVSLLKDDNTFIQELFARLKSSSTSAESKKNLVLFLHEFCSLSKSLQMVHQLRLYRDLVNEGILEIIADILQSQDKKLILTGTDILILFLNQDPNLLRSYVTRQEGIPLFGLLVKGMLTDFGDDMHCQFLEILRNLLDSYTSGSQRESIIDIFYEKHLGHLIDVITSSCPPNSAAQAVSKSGRSDEESGNQISVKPEILLNICDLLCFCVLHHPYRIKCNFLLNSVIDKVLLLTHRREKYLVVAAVRFIRTLISRNDEHLLSHIVKNNLLKPIVDAFVSNGSRYNLLNSAVLELFEYIRKENLKILLKYLVDSFWEQLAQFDNLPSIRSLKVKYEQALESAGLRSNTNVLDPRKRIDDRALEKEEEDYFNDDSDEEDSASASMPSRKRAQSQPNLPNGSATTYPSTRSGGLVDYDDDEDDEDYKPPSRKRADNSGEDDEVESFRLKRKLATKDEPEPKKLQRSHKSSKPNEGVFAALCSTLSQAVLPGKKTISTAPDILRTDGGKNPVEANHEEKGHKGSSDQGKSSDVDNLADQEEVSPRCFTDGLCGSPDNGQHGDDGPLIPKASPEMAVNGS
- the LOC113738053 gene encoding uncharacterized protein isoform X2; the protein is MGAQEKSPSANNSMQRVKVYRLNDDGKWDDQGTGHVTVDYLQRSEELGLFVISEEDDETLLVHRISSDDIYRKQEDTIISWRDPEHATELALSFQETTGCSYIWDNICNVQRNMHFNTLSNETYHNVNSELRELPPVELSTLPLILKIIVESGIADQLRVTDLILHDLEFIRKLMDLFRICEDLDNIDGLHMVFKIVRGIILLNSTQIYDRIFGDEYIMDIIGCLEYDPDVPHVHHRNFLKENVVFKEAIPIKDPVVLSKIHQTYRVGYVKDVILPRVLDEATVASLNSIIHSNNATVVSLLKDDNTFIQELFARLKSSSTSAESKKNLVLFLHEFCSLSKSLQMVHQLRLYRYKFKILT